Proteins from a single region of Hordeum vulgare subsp. vulgare chromosome 6H, MorexV3_pseudomolecules_assembly, whole genome shotgun sequence:
- the LOC123401530 gene encoding elongation factor Tu, chloroplastic, with protein MASLAAASASTALLFPPSTSSSKPRLPLSTSLGFSAPARSRRATAAAGSSGRRPGLLVVRAARGKFERNKPHVNIGTIGHVDHGKTTLTAALTMVLASVGGSAPKKYDEIDAAPEERARGITINTATVEYETETRHYAHVDCPGHADYVKNMITGAAQMDGAILVVSGADGPMPQTKEHILLAKQVGVPSIVVFLNKKDQVDDEELLELVDLEVRELLTAYEYDGDNVPIVSGSALRALEALMATPGLKRGDNEWVDGIFSLIDSVDTHIPVPQRQTDLPFLLAVEDVFSITGRGTVATGRIERGTVKVGDPVDLVGIRETRNATVTGVEMFQKTMDDAIAGDNVGLLLRGMQKEDIERGMVLAKPGSITPHTKFEAVVYVLKKEEGGRHSPFFPGYRPQFYMRTTDVTGNVTNIMNDKDEEAKMCMPGDRIKMVVELIQPVACEQGMRFAIREGGKTVGAGVINNIIQ; from the coding sequence atggcctccctcgccgccgcctccgcctccacgGCGCTCCTCTTCccgccctccacctcctcctccaagccccGCCTCCCGCTCTCCACCTCCCTCGGCTTCTCCGCGCCCGCGCGGTCACGCCGCGCCACTGCGGCGGCGGGGAGCTCCGGCAGGCGCCCGGGGCTGCTCGTGGTGCGCGCCGCCAGGGGAAAGTTCGAGCGGAACAAGCCACACGTCAACATCGGCACCATCGGCCACGTCGACCACGGCAAGACCACCCTCACGGCCGCGCTCACCATGGTGCTCGCCTCCGTCGGGGGCAGCGCGCCCAAGAAGTACGACGAGATCGACGCCGCCCCCGAGGAGCGCGCCCGTGGTATCACCATCAATACCGCCACCGTCGAGTACGAGACGGAGACGCGCCACTACGCGCACGTCGACTGCCCCGGCCACGCCGACTACGTCAAGAACATGATTACCGGGGCTGCCCAGATGGACGGCGCCATCctcgtcgtctccggcgccgacGGCCCCATGCCGCAGACCAAGGAGCACATCCTTCTCGCTAAGCAGGTCGGTGTCCCCAGCATTGTTGTTTTCCTCAACAAGAAGGACCAGGTCGACGACGAGGAGCTGCTTGAGCTCGTCGATCTCGAGGTCCGTGAGCTGCTCACGGCCTATGAGTACGATGGTGACAATGTGCCAATCGTCTCCGGCTCTGCACTCAGAGCGCTCGAGGCCCTCATGGCCACCCCTGGCCTCAAGCGTGGGGATAATGAGTGGGTGGATGGCATCTTCTCCTTGATTGACTCCGTGGACACCCATATCCCTGTACCGCAGAGGCAGACAGACCTGCCCTTCTTGCTCGCTGTTGAGGATGTCTTCTCCATCACCGGTCGTGGTACAGTTGCCACTGGCCGTATCGAGCGTGGCACCGTCAAGGTTGGGGACCCAGTCGACCTCGTCGGCATCAGGGAGACCCGCAATGCCACGGTCACTGGTGTTGAGATGTTCCAGAAGACCATGGATGATGCCATTGCTGGGGACAATGTTGGCCTGCTGCTCCGTGGTATGCAGAAGGAAGACATTGAGAGAGGCATGGTGTTGGCAAAGCCGGGTTCCATCACGCcacacaccaagtttgaggcAGTTGTGTATGTGCTCAAGAAGGAGGAGGGTGGCCGGCACTCCCCATTTTTCCCTGGTTACCGTCCGCAGTTCTACATGCGGACTACTGATGTCACGGGGAACGTGACAAACATTATGAATGACAAGGATGAGGAGGCCAAGATGTGCATGCCGGGTGACCgtatcaagatggttgtggagcTCATCCAGCCTGTGGCTTGTGAGCAGGGAATGAGGTTTGCCATCCGTGAAGGCGGCAAGACAGTCGGTGCAGGTGTCATCAATAACATCATTCAGTAA